The following coding sequences are from one Saprospiraceae bacterium window:
- a CDS encoding NAD(P)-binding protein: MKKVIVLGGGVAGMSAAHELVERGYEVEVYDKNPVYVGGKARSIDYFGPEAQPYKVALPGEHGFRFFPGFYKHITDTMKRIPFQSGGKKKRVFDNLTTTTRIMIARYGFKPIVTTSSFPKRLSDLELIIHDLFSGIDTGLTESEVKVFSRKVWQLMTCCDIRINDAYERIGWWEFLEADRFPGQDGKACPYQSLLVQGLTRTLVAAKAETASTKTGGSIFIQLLYCMLDPTINTDRVLNGPTNQKWLDPWKDYLLSKGVKYNYGNEAIKLNINSSKTIISAEIKTKQSSFEISGDYFILAMPVEQVTKLISDEIIKADPCLKVIKQLAPSVSWMNGIQYYLSKDVKINEGHVIYSDTEWALTSISQIQFWDGYDITTKGNGNVKGILSVDISNWFNPGRYNKKWASQCTREEVAIEVWAQLKDSLNINGNILISDDMWIDYYLDRDIKDATDAKAIGDQHQLMNSEPLLVNTVNSWDLRPEAGSDIENLFFASDYVRTYTDLATMEGANEAARRAVNCILKKDKSSASLCKLWHLHQPAILLPFKWYDKQRWKRGLPWSDEFPFWLTATVFLWSILLTVPTLIKIIMKKFQ, encoded by the coding sequence ATGAAAAAGGTTATTGTACTTGGAGGAGGCGTTGCAGGAATGAGTGCCGCACACGAGCTGGTTGAACGTGGATATGAAGTCGAAGTTTACGACAAGAATCCCGTATATGTGGGTGGCAAAGCGCGAAGTATTGATTATTTCGGTCCTGAGGCACAGCCTTACAAAGTGGCTTTGCCTGGAGAGCATGGATTTCGCTTTTTTCCTGGCTTTTACAAACATATCACGGATACAATGAAGAGGATTCCTTTTCAATCTGGAGGTAAAAAGAAAAGAGTTTTTGATAATTTGACTACTACCACACGTATCATGATTGCCAGATACGGCTTTAAACCAATTGTGACGACTTCTTCTTTTCCTAAACGTTTGTCCGATCTTGAACTCATCATCCATGATCTTTTCAGTGGAATTGACACAGGTCTCACTGAGTCTGAGGTCAAAGTCTTTTCACGTAAAGTCTGGCAGCTGATGACTTGTTGTGATATTCGTATCAATGATGCTTATGAAAGGATTGGTTGGTGGGAATTCCTTGAGGCAGATCGGTTTCCAGGCCAAGATGGAAAAGCTTGCCCTTATCAAAGTCTGCTCGTGCAAGGTTTGACCAGAACCCTCGTTGCTGCTAAAGCCGAAACAGCAAGTACTAAAACTGGCGGCAGTATATTCATTCAGCTTTTATATTGTATGCTAGATCCAACCATCAACACGGATCGTGTGCTCAATGGACCAACGAATCAAAAATGGCTAGATCCCTGGAAGGATTATTTACTCAGTAAAGGAGTAAAATATAATTATGGTAATGAAGCTATCAAATTAAATATTAATAGTTCAAAGACCATTATTTCTGCAGAAATTAAAACAAAACAAAGTTCATTTGAAATCAGTGGAGATTATTTTATCCTTGCTATGCCTGTTGAACAAGTCACAAAATTAATTTCAGATGAAATTATCAAAGCAGATCCATGTCTCAAAGTCATCAAACAACTGGCTCCGAGTGTAAGCTGGATGAATGGGATTCAGTACTATTTATCCAAAGATGTAAAAATAAATGAGGGTCATGTAATTTATAGTGATACAGAGTGGGCTTTGACAAGTATTTCTCAAATCCAATTCTGGGATGGCTATGATATTACTACGAAAGGCAATGGCAATGTTAAGGGAATACTTAGCGTAGATATCAGTAATTGGTTTAATCCTGGAAGGTATAATAAAAAATGGGCAAGTCAATGTACGAGAGAGGAAGTCGCCATAGAAGTGTGGGCTCAACTCAAAGACAGTTTGAATATCAACGGTAATATTTTAATATCCGATGATATGTGGATAGACTATTATTTAGACAGGGATATCAAAGATGCTACAGACGCTAAAGCAATTGGTGATCAGCACCAGCTCATGAATAGCGAACCACTTTTGGTCAACACTGTAAATTCTTGGGATTTGAGACCTGAAGCAGGCTCTGATATTGAAAACTTATTTTTCGCTTCAGATTATGTCCGGACTTATACTGATTTAGCTACCATGGAAGGTGCAAATGAAGCAGCACGTCGTGCTGTTAATTGTATTTTAAAGAAAGACAAAAGTTCTGCTTCACTTTGCAAACTTTGGCACCTACATCAACCTGCTATTTTATTGCCTTTTAAATGGTATGATAAACAACGTTGGAAAAGGGGTTTGCCTTGGTCGGATGAATTTCCATTTTGGTTGACTGCAACTGTTTTCCTTTGGTCAATATTGCTTACAGTGCCGACATTGATTAAAATAATTATGAAAAAATTTCAATAA
- a CDS encoding adenylate/guanylate cyclase domain-containing protein: MINYFIPKEYFENDELLRQARLFVIICFITPMFSSYYLVVSTLYDMKVTFWSMLFNATVFPILPFLFKRNIIKLGFLTNIFIFVGSVGAFSCAFVNGGLVSSILPWLSLLPVLSVLLSNKKNGIFWLIANLLAIIIVGILDYSGFGFKNEMKEHFRHYFIVGNLAGLSLILFLIVNVFENTKNEALLNLDRKNNQLDEERKNADKLLLNILPNDVVNELKEKGRSTAKHYQSVTVVFADFVDFTSLSEELSPEELVGELDSYFREFDHIIELHGLEKIKTIGDAYLAVSGLPKQNSDHAIHAISAAKDLLNFVKRKMSDGGRFDVRIGIHSGPLVAGIVGVRKFAFDIWGDTVNTASRMQSASDPGKINVGHTTYELTNNFFKFDQRGKIAVKGKGEIEMYFLKTI; the protein is encoded by the coding sequence ATGATTAATTATTTTATACCGAAGGAATATTTTGAGAATGATGAATTGCTCAGGCAAGCCAGATTGTTTGTAATTATCTGTTTCATTACACCGATGTTTTCAAGCTATTATCTCGTCGTATCTACACTGTATGACATGAAGGTGACTTTCTGGTCTATGTTGTTCAATGCAACCGTGTTCCCGATTTTGCCGTTCTTATTCAAGAGAAATATCATTAAACTAGGTTTTCTAACCAACATTTTTATTTTTGTTGGATCGGTAGGAGCCTTTTCATGTGCATTTGTGAATGGAGGACTGGTCTCCAGCATATTGCCATGGTTGTCATTGCTTCCTGTTTTGAGTGTTTTGCTGAGTAACAAAAAAAATGGAATTTTCTGGTTGATTGCTAACTTGTTGGCAATAATTATAGTCGGAATTTTAGATTATTCAGGATTTGGATTTAAAAACGAAATGAAAGAGCATTTTCGACATTATTTTATTGTTGGGAATTTGGCAGGGTTGAGCTTGATATTGTTCTTGATTGTAAATGTTTTTGAAAATACTAAGAATGAGGCCCTACTTAATCTTGATCGGAAAAACAATCAGTTGGATGAAGAGCGAAAGAATGCCGATAAACTTCTGCTCAATATACTTCCAAATGATGTTGTCAATGAGTTAAAAGAAAAAGGAAGATCTACCGCAAAGCATTATCAAAGCGTCACGGTTGTATTTGCAGATTTTGTGGATTTTACATCACTGAGTGAAGAGCTTTCTCCTGAGGAATTAGTTGGGGAATTAGATTCTTATTTCAGAGAGTTTGATCATATAATTGAGTTGCATGGTCTTGAAAAAATAAAGACAATAGGTGATGCATATCTTGCTGTCTCAGGATTGCCAAAGCAGAATTCGGATCATGCAATACATGCTATTTCTGCTGCAAAGGATTTATTGAATTTTGTAAAAAGAAAAATGTCTGATGGGGGCCGATTCGATGTTAGGATAGGAATCCATTCCGGACCTTTGGTGGCTGGAATAGTCGGGGTGAGAAAATTTGCATTTGATATATGGGGTGATACTGTGAACACTGCTTCCAGAATGCAGAGCGCAAGCGACCCAGGTAAAATTAATGTTGGTCACACTACTTATGAACTGACTAATAATTTCTTTAAATTTGATCAAAGGGGCAAAATTGCAGTTAAAGGCAAAGGCGAAATTGAAATGTATTTTTTAAAAACCATTTAA
- a CDS encoding HD domain-containing protein translates to MLQFLEEKLAENLYYHDLGHTLEVLNNISEISRYEKVTKYELVLLKTAALLHDSGFSLKYQDHESESQKLAREILPQFNYTHVEINTICNLIEVTRIPQKPTNLMERIIADADLLYLGTDRFLDTAEKLFQELKFYSLVSTRMQWNKIQKDFLNVHHFHTEYCIENYNLPKAENLQKVIEELNNSN, encoded by the coding sequence ATGTTGCAATTTTTAGAGGAAAAGCTAGCAGAGAATCTCTACTATCATGACCTTGGGCATACATTAGAAGTGCTCAATAATATAAGTGAAATTTCAAGATACGAGAAAGTGACTAAGTATGAACTTGTGCTTTTAAAAACAGCAGCTTTGTTGCATGATTCTGGTTTTTCATTGAAGTATCAAGACCACGAATCTGAAAGTCAGAAATTGGCTCGTGAAATACTGCCGCAGTTCAATTACACTCATGTCGAAATTAATACTATATGCAATTTGATTGAGGTCACTAGAATTCCCCAAAAGCCAACAAATCTTATGGAAAGAATTATCGCCGATGCAGATCTTCTTTATCTAGGAACCGATCGGTTCCTAGATACTGCTGAGAAGTTGTTTCAGGAATTAAAATTCTACTCTCTGGTTTCCACGCGTATGCAATGGAATAAAATTCAGAAAGATTTTTTGAACGTCCATCATTTTCATACAGAATATTGTATCGAAAATTATAATCTGCCGAAGGCAGAAAACTTGCAGAAGGTTATTGAAGAACTGAATAATTCCAATTGA
- a CDS encoding YitT family protein, whose amino-acid sequence MIIGVGLSVFALKGFMIPNKFLDGGVTGISIFMHEKFHFSFSIVFIILNVLFLVPAYFYMGKYFAFRSLIVTFLLSIGVEWIHIHPVTSDKLLIAIFGGCILGVGVGLVARTGSALDGFEILAESTIKKIGFSITEVILFLNTILFLLAAIEFGIEPAMYSIITYFAALKTFEYVVDGIEEYISLTVVSGKSEEIKKILVGDFEKGITVYKAERGFLPGSSEISTPCDVLMTIVTRFELLDIKDKISGIDPHAFVYTYKIRETKGGIVKRRNIHH is encoded by the coding sequence ATGATTATTGGTGTCGGTCTTTCCGTTTTTGCTCTAAAAGGATTCATGATTCCAAATAAGTTTTTAGATGGTGGGGTAACTGGTATTTCGATATTTATGCATGAAAAATTCCATTTTTCATTTAGCATTGTTTTTATTATTCTGAACGTGTTGTTTTTGGTGCCTGCTTATTTTTATATGGGCAAGTATTTTGCTTTTAGATCATTGATCGTTACTTTTTTATTATCGATCGGAGTTGAATGGATTCACATTCACCCTGTGACCAGTGACAAATTGTTAATTGCCATTTTTGGCGGGTGTATTTTGGGGGTAGGAGTGGGCTTAGTTGCACGTACCGGATCTGCATTGGATGGCTTTGAAATACTAGCTGAATCGACCATTAAAAAAATTGGTTTTAGTATCACCGAAGTTATTCTTTTTTTGAATACTATTTTATTTTTGCTTGCTGCAATTGAATTTGGTATAGAACCAGCTATGTACTCGATCATCACTTATTTCGCTGCATTAAAGACTTTCGAATACGTGGTTGATGGTATTGAAGAGTATATTTCATTGACAGTGGTTTCAGGAAAATCTGAGGAGATAAAAAAAATATTGGTGGGCGACTTTGAAAAAGGTATTACGGTTTACAAGGCAGAGAGAGGATTTTTACCTGGGTCATCGGAGATCAGTACTCCGTGTGACGTGTTAATGACTATAGTCACTCGGTTTGAACTTTTAGATATAAAGGATAAAATATCAGGAATTGACCCACATGCTTTTGTTTATACTTATAAAATAAGGGAGACAAAAGGAGGGATAGTCAAACGTAGAAATATTCATCATTAA
- a CDS encoding EamA family transporter has product MQKVSGRAIFALVVVCLIWGTTYLVNKLGVSRMPPLFFTTVRQLVAGTLILIYFFVIRKNPWPDRNYFIKQIPLGILLISVGNGVGTFGLQFIDSSISAIMAALSPVIIAIMTMYYKPEDKLTPEGWIGIGAGFIGILIICYDKLHTPGDHSKLIIGLSLSFLSIACWALGTVWSKNYSFPVSPFITAGFHMVFGGIPVAVLSFCLESWKSVHVGPDLVFIWLYLIFFGSIVAYSAYIYALKHLPATIVSIQSYINPIIALILGAVILHEPHNFKIITGAAITLLGVLLINYSYIRSKRKKANISFVE; this is encoded by the coding sequence ATGCAGAAAGTTTCAGGCAGAGCTATTTTTGCTTTGGTTGTTGTTTGTCTGATATGGGGAACTACATATCTGGTAAACAAACTTGGTGTCAGCCGAATGCCACCATTATTTTTCACTACTGTGCGGCAACTGGTTGCAGGTACATTGATCTTGATTTATTTTTTTGTCATTAGAAAGAATCCCTGGCCTGATAGAAATTATTTTATAAAACAAATTCCGTTAGGAATATTGCTCATCAGTGTTGGAAATGGGGTTGGTACGTTCGGATTACAATTTATCGATAGTAGTATATCTGCAATCATGGCTGCACTATCTCCGGTAATAATAGCGATCATGACCATGTACTACAAACCTGAAGACAAATTGACTCCTGAAGGTTGGATTGGCATTGGTGCCGGATTTATAGGTATTCTAATTATCTGTTATGACAAATTGCATACTCCAGGAGATCACAGCAAATTAATTATTGGGCTAAGTCTTAGCTTTTTGTCCATAGCATGCTGGGCTCTTGGTACTGTTTGGAGCAAAAACTATTCATTCCCTGTGTCTCCCTTTATCACGGCCGGATTCCATATGGTTTTCGGTGGCATTCCTGTAGCGGTTTTAAGCTTTTGTCTGGAATCTTGGAAGTCGGTGCACGTAGGCCCTGACTTGGTTTTCATATGGTTATACCTGATCTTCTTTGGTTCGATTGTGGCATATAGTGCGTATATCTACGCATTGAAACACCTTCCTGCAACTATAGTAAGTATCCAGAGTTATATTAATCCTATCATCGCGTTAATTTTAGGGGCTGTGATACTTCACGAGCCTCACAATTTTAAAATCATTACCGGAGCCGCCATCACTTTGCTTGGTGTTCTTTTAATTAACTACTCCTATATCCGTAGCAAAAGGAAAAAAGCCAATATTTCATTCGTTGAGTAA
- a CDS encoding 2Fe-2S iron-sulfur cluster binding domain-containing protein produces MSKETIQINVIDRDGQEKMIEAPLGESYSLMEILKAWELPVDGTCGGMALCASCHIYILNNNKLPVMRDPERDMLDQVFHVLPNSRLACQIPITEDLDHLKIELAPNT; encoded by the coding sequence ATGAGTAAAGAGACCATACAAATAAATGTAATAGACCGAGATGGTCAGGAAAAAATGATCGAAGCGCCATTAGGTGAATCGTATAGCTTGATGGAAATTCTAAAGGCTTGGGAACTTCCGGTTGATGGCACTTGCGGTGGAATGGCATTGTGCGCCAGCTGTCATATTTATATCCTGAACAATAATAAATTGCCAGTTATGAGGGATCCAGAACGCGATATGCTGGACCAGGTTTTTCATGTATTACCGAATAGCAGACTGGCTTGTCAGATTCCAATTACGGAGGATCTAGATCATTTAAAAATTGAATTAGCACCAAATACCTAA
- a CDS encoding NAD(P)/FAD-dependent oxidoreductase, protein MNSSIQTDIAIIGAGPCGLFTVFEAGLVKLKCHLIDALPNVGGQLSEIYPKKPIYDIPGYPEVLAGDLVANLMKQIEPFKPGFTLGERAETLEKTEDGRFRITTNRNTVIEAPVVCIAGGLGCFEPRKPPIANIDGFEDKGVDYIVRDPEKFRDKSVVIAGGGDSALDWSIFLAPIAKQLVLVHRRTEFRGAPESVDKIMELANDGKIKLIIESEVIGLSGNSKLEQVDITTPQGIVKVATDYYIPLFGLTPKLGPMGDWGLQVDKSAIEVNTFDYSTNIEGIFAVGDINTYPGKLKLILCGFHEATLMVQSAYKIVHKGKKPSFKYTTVTGINRE, encoded by the coding sequence ATGAATTCAAGTATTCAAACTGATATAGCTATCATCGGAGCAGGTCCTTGCGGTCTATTTACTGTGTTCGAAGCAGGTTTAGTCAAACTTAAATGTCACCTCATTGATGCGCTTCCGAATGTTGGCGGACAGCTTTCGGAAATATATCCTAAAAAACCTATCTACGACATTCCGGGCTATCCTGAAGTACTGGCGGGAGATTTGGTAGCCAATCTGATGAAGCAAATAGAGCCTTTCAAGCCTGGTTTTACTCTAGGAGAAAGAGCTGAAACTCTTGAAAAGACTGAAGATGGAAGGTTTAGAATCACTACCAATCGAAACACTGTAATAGAAGCGCCTGTGGTTTGTATTGCTGGTGGATTAGGTTGTTTTGAACCGCGAAAACCTCCTATAGCCAATATCGACGGTTTCGAGGATAAAGGAGTAGATTATATTGTCAGAGATCCTGAAAAATTCAGGGATAAGTCAGTGGTAATCGCAGGAGGAGGTGACTCCGCACTGGATTGGAGTATTTTTCTTGCTCCAATTGCGAAACAATTGGTTCTAGTCCATCGAAGGACCGAATTCCGAGGTGCTCCGGAGTCAGTAGATAAAATTATGGAACTGGCAAATGATGGTAAAATAAAACTTATAATTGAGTCCGAAGTGATCGGATTATCAGGGAACTCAAAACTGGAACAAGTGGATATCACCACACCACAAGGAATAGTTAAAGTAGCTACCGATTACTACATTCCTTTATTTGGTTTGACACCAAAATTAGGTCCAATGGGAGATTGGGGACTTCAGGTGGACAAAAGTGCCATCGAGGTCAATACCTTTGACTATTCAACCAATATTGAAGGAATTTTTGCCGTAGGGGATATAAATACATATCCGGGTAAGTTGAAATTGATCTTATGTGGTTTTCATGAGGCTACGCTAATGGTTCAATCAGCCTACAAAATTGTACATAAAGGTAAAAAGCCAAGTTTTAAGTATACCACAGTAACCGGAATCAATAGAGAATGA
- a CDS encoding acyl-CoA thioesterase: MGHLYNTRYLDYMLEAREDHAFHEYDLNLEEYTRTRGLAWVIVHHEISYLREAARNEFVQIKSSLIYFSDKMIMNEYQMWNDDMSELKSLMWTKFLHIDLKMKKSIAHQEDIKEQLGLLIHPIEEKSFSERLDVLRKSSSQ, translated from the coding sequence TTGGGTCATCTGTATAATACCAGATATTTGGATTACATGCTTGAAGCAAGAGAAGATCATGCCTTTCATGAGTATGATTTAAATCTTGAGGAATATACCCGCACCAGAGGTTTGGCCTGGGTCATTGTTCATCATGAGATTTCATATCTAAGAGAAGCTGCACGAAATGAATTTGTTCAGATCAAATCAAGTCTCATTTATTTTTCTGATAAAATGATCATGAATGAGTATCAAATGTGGAATGATGATATGTCGGAATTGAAGTCACTGATGTGGACTAAATTTCTACACATTGATTTGAAAATGAAAAAATCAATTGCACACCAGGAGGATATAAAGGAACAATTAGGATTACTGATTCATCCAATTGAAGAAAAATCATTTTCTGAAAGACTGGATGTCCTGCGAAAATCTTCCAGTCAATAA
- a CDS encoding S9 family peptidase, with product MPVFPKAETPYATKHNQVLSCHGDNRIDPYYWLNDRSNPKVIEYLNLENSYTDSMLKPYETLRKQIYDEIISRIPQNDDSVPYLKNDFYYQHRFVEGKEYPIYLRKKEIDSSEESILLDVNEMAKGHNYYQIGSISVSPDNKIMAYSFDSMSRRLFDLCFKSIETFENYPEIIHNTAGYAVFSKDNKTIFYVVKDPITLRDYKVMKHILGSDPEIDTCIYEEKDPSYYASIGSSKSEEYLLILSNSTLTSEYRYLSMHLPHEIPAVFRLRERGHEYYIDHHPNGWVIRSNKKAPNFKLLTCSTNDTQLKNWVEIVGHNKDILIEDFELFEHYIAMQYRQKGLQQIWIKPWNESAFMVPFDEEVYSCSLGVNAEIKSSFVRINFQSLKTPVSVIDFSFEDSQFTIRKQQHICGSFQSEDFTTERIYATAHDGAKIPISLVYKNSTHVKANRPLLLYGYGSYGISIEPTFSIPRLSLLDRGFVFAIAHVRGGEEMGKKWYKDGRLLLKKNSFLDFISCAETLVAKGYADPARLCAYGGSAGGLLMGAVVNMRPDLWKAVIAAVPFVDVLTTMLDDSIPLTTGEYDEWGNPNDPVFYEYIKSYSPYDQVKPQDYPSLLITTGLHDSQVQYWEPAKWVARLRELKTNDNPLLLHCNMDTGHGGASGRFAVHKETAMNYTFLLAAIGHEDSK from the coding sequence ATGCCTGTTTTTCCTAAAGCTGAAACACCCTATGCTACTAAACACAACCAAGTTCTCTCCTGTCATGGGGATAACAGAATAGATCCCTACTATTGGCTGAATGACAGATCCAATCCCAAGGTGATCGAGTATTTGAACTTGGAAAACAGTTATACTGATTCGATGCTAAAGCCTTATGAGACCTTGCGCAAGCAGATATATGATGAGATCATTTCAAGGATCCCTCAAAATGATGATTCAGTGCCATACCTGAAGAACGATTTTTATTATCAACATCGCTTTGTGGAGGGTAAAGAATACCCCATTTACTTGAGAAAAAAGGAGATTGACAGCAGCGAAGAATCAATACTTTTGGATGTAAATGAAATGGCCAAAGGACACAATTACTACCAAATAGGGTCGATAAGTGTAAGTCCGGATAATAAGATCATGGCATATTCTTTTGACTCCATGAGCAGGCGATTATTTGATCTTTGTTTCAAATCAATTGAAACATTTGAAAATTATCCGGAAATAATTCATAACACTGCAGGTTATGCTGTATTTTCCAAAGACAACAAAACTATATTTTATGTAGTCAAAGATCCGATCACATTGAGAGATTATAAAGTAATGAAACATATACTTGGCTCAGATCCAGAAATTGATACTTGTATTTATGAAGAAAAAGATCCAAGCTATTATGCTTCTATCGGAAGTAGTAAGTCGGAGGAATATCTACTAATTCTCAGTAATTCAACACTAACTTCCGAATATAGATATTTATCCATGCATCTGCCACACGAAATACCGGCTGTATTTAGATTGAGAGAAAGAGGACATGAGTATTATATTGATCATCACCCAAATGGATGGGTGATTCGAAGCAACAAAAAAGCGCCCAATTTTAAACTGTTGACTTGCAGTACGAATGACACACAATTAAAAAATTGGGTTGAAATTGTCGGCCATAATAAAGATATTTTGATTGAAGATTTTGAACTTTTTGAGCATTATATAGCAATGCAATATAGACAAAAAGGGTTACAACAAATATGGATAAAACCTTGGAATGAAAGCGCTTTCATGGTACCATTTGATGAAGAGGTTTATTCCTGTTCATTAGGTGTGAATGCTGAAATCAAAAGTTCTTTTGTCAGGATAAATTTTCAATCGTTAAAAACTCCAGTCAGCGTTATTGATTTTAGCTTCGAAGATAGCCAATTTACTATTAGAAAACAGCAACATATCTGTGGATCTTTTCAATCTGAAGATTTTACAACTGAAAGAATATATGCTACTGCTCATGATGGAGCAAAGATCCCAATTTCTTTAGTTTATAAAAATTCAACGCATGTTAAGGCTAATCGCCCCTTGTTACTTTATGGTTATGGATCCTATGGCATCAGTATAGAACCTACCTTTAGTATTCCAAGGCTGAGTCTGCTCGATAGAGGATTTGTGTTTGCGATTGCACATGTCAGAGGCGGCGAAGAAATGGGTAAGAAATGGTATAAAGATGGAAGGCTCCTGTTGAAGAAAAATTCATTTTTAGACTTCATTTCATGCGCAGAAACACTTGTGGCTAAAGGATATGCTGATCCAGCACGATTATGTGCTTATGGTGGAAGTGCAGGAGGATTGTTGATGGGTGCAGTCGTCAATATGAGACCAGACCTGTGGAAGGCAGTAATAGCAGCTGTGCCTTTTGTTGATGTATTGACAACGATGTTAGATGATAGTATTCCCTTAACAACAGGAGAATACGATGAGTGGGGCAATCCAAACGATCCTGTGTTTTACGAGTATATCAAATCCTATTCACCTTATGATCAGGTAAAGCCCCAGGATTATCCTTCCTTGTTGATCACCACCGGACTTCATGATTCACAGGTACAGTATTGGGAACCGGCAAAATGGGTCGCAAGATTGAGGGAATTGAAAACAAACGACAATCCTCTCCTGTTACATTGCAATATGGATACCGGACATGGGGGTGCATCAGGTAGATTTGCCGTACACAAGGAAACAGCAATGAATTACACATTTTTACTAGCCGCAATAGGTCATGAAGATTCCAAATAA